Part of the Parvularculales bacterium genome is shown below.
CAGTCATCGGAGCATTTGATGCGATCATTTGTGCCGTATCTTCAGCGACTGTAGCCACCGTGCCGTCTTCCACCACACGGTTCACCAAACCCATCATGCGCGCTTCGCCTGAATCGAACCGGCGGGCGGTGAAGAAGATTTCCTTGGCGAAAGACGGGCCGACTACATCGACAAGGCGCTTGATTCCCGGAAAACCATAGCCCAGCCCCAGTTTTGCGGCGGGGATGGAGAATTGTGACGACTCTCCGCAGATGCGAAGATCACAGCTAACAGCGAGCGCGACACCGCCGCCAATGCAATAGCCGTCGATTTGAGCAATAGTGGGCTTGGGAAACGTCTCGATCATGTCGTAGACACGCTTGGTTGTGGCATTGTAATGTGCCACGGCTTCTTCACTTGCTCTCTCACTTTCAAACTTTGAGACATCCGCCCCGGAAACGAAGGCCTTACCCCCCGCACCTGACAGGATCAGAATGCGTATTTCCGGGTCCTTTGCATAACGGCCAACGGCGGCCTCTACCGCCTCCCACATTTCAAGAGAGACAGCGTTTCGCTTCTCCGGCTGATTGAAGATAACCCGCGCGATACCGTTGGCTTGCTCGGTGATGATTTTGTCTGTCATGGTTTCGTCCGTTCGTTTAGGTTGCGCCCTGATCTTTCATTGATGAGATATCGGCATCCGAATACCCGATTTCCTTCAGGATCTGCTCAGAATGCTGGCCGGCGAGCGGCGGCGGTGCTGCGATCCGGCTTGGTGTGCGGCTCATCAGGATCGGCTGCCCCACAAGCTTTGTTTCCCCTCGCTCCTGACTCGTAACTGGCTGGGCCAGACCCAAATGATGAACCTGGGGATTCTCAAACACCTGCCCTATATCGTTGATTTCGCCTGCGGGCACGCCCGCATCGTTCATTATATCAATCCATTCGTCCGTGGTACGCGCCACTGTGATCTCTTCAATCTCGGCACCGAGCAGATCCCGGTTTTTCGACCGAGCCGGCGCAGTCGCGTAGCGCTCGTCTTCAATCCAGTCTTCCCGCCCCATCGCTCCTGCGAAACGTTTCCAGATGTTTTCACCTGCGACGGCAAGGTTCATATGGCCGTTCTTGGTCTTGAATACGCCCGTGGGAATGGAAGTCGGGTGGTTGTTACCTGCCTGTTTGGGGACATCTCCGTCCATAAGGACACGCGCAGCCTGAAAATCCAGAATAAAAACCTGCGCCTGCAACAAAGAGGTTTGGATCCACTGTCCTTTTCCTGACCGGGTCCTTTCCATAAGCGCGATCAGGACTCCTTGTGCCGCAAACAGACCAGCGCAGAGATCGGCAATCGGGATACCCACCCGCATGGGTCCCTCACCCGGCTTGCCGGTTATTGACATGAGCCCGCCCATGCCTTGTGCAATCTGATCAAACCCTGGCCGAGCCGACAGCGGGCCATCCTGACCAAACCCCGAGATCGAGGCATAGACAAGTCCGGGATTGTCCGAGGAAAGCGTTTCATAGTCTATTCCGAGGCGGTTTTTCACGTCCGGTCGGAAATTTTCGACAACGACATCGGCGGTCTTTGCGAGCTTGCGAAATGCCTCTATGCCCGCCTCTGACTTAAGGTTTAGCGTTAGAGACCGCTTGTTACGATGAAGATTCTGAAAGTCTGGCCCGGATCGCGGACCGCCAAGCTGGGCATTGTCTGCCGGTGTTTCAATCTTGATGACATCAGCACCCCAATCGGCGAACTGGCGAACGCAGGTTGGACCCGACCGCACTCTCGTGAGATCAAGAACCCTAATACCCTTGAGCGCATCGCTAGCAGCAGGGATACCCGCCTCAGAATGAGCGTCAATCGCACCTTCTTCAGGTTCGTTTGCGGATTGCGCCATATCATATCTCCAGTGGTTCAATAGCCAGTGTCAGATGTATGCTAGCAACCAATCAGTAATTTACAACATAAATGTTAATTTCTTTGCCCAACTAAACTATCTTCACACGAATGAAAGAGTCACGGCCTAAGTTCAGGAAGATAAGCACTCCCATAGTTGACCATCAC
Proteins encoded:
- a CDS encoding enoyl-CoA hydratase, producing the protein MRAQPKRTDETMTDKIITEQANGIARVIFNQPEKRNAVSLEMWEAVEAAVGRYAKDPEIRILILSGAGGKAFVSGADVSKFESERASEEAVAHYNATTKRVYDMIETFPKPTIAQIDGYCIGGGVALAVSCDLRICGESSQFSIPAAKLGLGYGFPGIKRLVDVVGPSFAKEIFFTARRFDSGEARMMGLVNRVVEDGTVATVAEDTAQMIASNAPMTVESVKYIVGETVKDASMRDLDECERRVKACFDSKDYIEGRRAFIEKRKPQFVGS
- a CDS encoding CoA transferase; the protein is MAQSANEPEEGAIDAHSEAGIPAASDALKGIRVLDLTRVRSGPTCVRQFADWGADVIKIETPADNAQLGGPRSGPDFQNLHRNKRSLTLNLKSEAGIEAFRKLAKTADVVVENFRPDVKNRLGIDYETLSSDNPGLVYASISGFGQDGPLSARPGFDQIAQGMGGLMSITGKPGEGPMRVGIPIADLCAGLFAAQGVLIALMERTRSGKGQWIQTSLLQAQVFILDFQAARVLMDGDVPKQAGNNHPTSIPTGVFKTKNGHMNLAVAGENIWKRFAGAMGREDWIEDERYATAPARSKNRDLLGAEIEEITVARTTDEWIDIMNDAGVPAGEINDIGQVFENPQVHHLGLAQPVTSQERGETKLVGQPILMSRTPSRIAAPPPLAGQHSEQILKEIGYSDADISSMKDQGAT